A genomic region of Barnesiella viscericola DSM 18177 contains the following coding sequences:
- a CDS encoding OmpA family protein — protein sequence MKRTVFAVMLVSMGMAMPATLVAAPEEEAKTESSQQIVLNSFKDNWAISLEGGADFGLGRFDSHASFGQRIAPVFGLNAEKWFSPVIGLRLGADYYGVKGATLWGNGIETGRFDNGYFKQSYALITPALDVMGDLASLFCGYRERVYSPVLYIGMGIPIGVSDGAAKGVNMDMRGGLLNRFRLNDAWAINLDLRFDVWEASIAGEGNHGKTFAALVGVTYKFKNRGWDAPVVPVVAPVVGKYSDAEGDALVAQLRDANRKIANLEQQLAECQNRPVEKVTEEAAPVVTVYYNINSSALQPKDKVVLKAVAKAIKANEGKKYIITGYADSETGSAAFNAKLRKARAEQVYDALVSYGVSPDQLEQKTSEAKLDRFGSYVLDRAATITPAE from the coding sequence ATGAAAAGGACTGTATTTGCGGTAATGCTTGTGTCGATGGGCATGGCTATGCCTGCGACATTGGTTGCGGCTCCCGAGGAGGAGGCCAAGACAGAATCTTCCCAGCAGATTGTCTTGAATAGCTTTAAAGATAATTGGGCTATTTCACTGGAAGGTGGAGCTGATTTCGGCTTAGGACGTTTTGACAGCCATGCCAGTTTTGGGCAACGTATTGCTCCCGTTTTTGGTCTCAATGCCGAGAAATGGTTCTCTCCGGTTATCGGATTGCGCCTGGGTGCCGATTATTACGGTGTGAAAGGTGCGACCTTGTGGGGAAACGGCATCGAAACCGGACGTTTTGACAACGGCTATTTCAAACAGTCGTATGCCTTGATAACCCCCGCACTCGATGTGATGGGCGATTTGGCCAGCCTCTTCTGTGGCTATCGCGAACGTGTTTATTCGCCTGTCCTGTATATAGGCATGGGTATTCCCATAGGTGTGTCGGACGGTGCGGCCAAGGGTGTCAACATGGACATGCGGGGAGGTTTGCTCAACCGCTTCCGGCTGAATGATGCCTGGGCCATCAATCTCGATTTGCGTTTCGATGTGTGGGAAGCCTCGATTGCCGGTGAAGGAAATCATGGCAAGACCTTTGCAGCGTTGGTAGGCGTCACTTATAAATTCAAGAATCGCGGCTGGGACGCTCCCGTAGTACCGGTAGTTGCCCCTGTTGTGGGTAAGTATAGCGATGCCGAGGGCGATGCTTTGGTCGCTCAGTTGCGTGATGCCAACCGCAAGATTGCCAATCTCGAACAGCAGTTGGCCGAGTGTCAGAATCGTCCGGTCGAGAAGGTGACCGAGGAGGCTGCTCCCGTCGTTACCGTCTACTACAACATCAACAGCTCGGCCTTGCAGCCCAAGGACAAGGTGGTGCTGAAAGCCGTGGCAAAAGCCATCAAGGCCAACGAGGGCAAGAAATACATTATCACCGGTTATGCCGATAGCGAAACGGGTTCGGCTGCATTCAACGCCAAGTTGCGTAAGGCACGTGCCGAGCAGGTATACGACGCTCTGGTTTCTTACGGTGTAAGTCCCGACCAGTTGGAGCAAAAGACCAGCGAGGCCAAGCTCGATCGCTTTGGTTCTTATGTACTCGATAGAGCTGCAACCATTACGCCGGCCGAGTAA
- a CDS encoding transketolase family protein, with translation MNDTNLLNRAADNIRILTAAMVEKAKSGHPGGAMGGADFTNVLYSEFLVYDPEDPKWINRDRFFLDPGHMSPMLYSVLAMSGFYTMDDLKSFRQWGSITPGHPEVDVMHGIENTSGPLGQGHTMAVGAAIAERFMAARFGEWCSHKIYAFISDGGIQEEISQGAGRVAGFLGLHNLIMFYDSNDVQLSTDTDAVTDENTAEKYRAWNWNVIEIDGCDPVAIRDALALANRETERPTLIIGKTIMGRGCVTATGENFEGKCSTHGQPLSKSGASYEKTIEHLGGSVENPFVIFPEVVGLYARRAEELKKIVAERKAVQAAWEKANPELAAELHDFYAGKLPELDFASIAYKPNVATRTASANVLSYLGERVKNMVVSSADLANSDKTEAFLKKTGAFSKGNFKGAFLHAGVAELTMASIMNGILLHGGMQAACGTFFVFSDYMKPAVRMAALMELPVKYVWTHDAFRVGEDGPTHEPVEQEAQMRLMEQLKNHSGKHSVLVLRPADSAETLVAWKLAMENSDTPTALILSRQDVPDLPSATGNRYADALQLAKGAYVLMRDENPDVVLVANGSEVSTLVGASEILHGQGVRVQIVSVPSIGLFLDQPQSYRESVIPSGLPVFGLTAGLPSTLLQVVGCKGKVYGLDHFGYSAPYKVLDEKLGFTPEHIAGEIAAFIGK, from the coding sequence ATGAACGATACGAACTTGTTGAACAGAGCGGCCGACAATATCAGAATATTGACGGCGGCCATGGTTGAGAAGGCCAAATCGGGTCACCCGGGTGGTGCTATGGGTGGTGCCGATTTTACCAATGTGTTGTATTCCGAGTTTTTGGTATATGATCCCGAAGATCCAAAGTGGATTAATCGGGACCGCTTCTTCCTTGACCCGGGACACATGTCGCCCATGCTGTACAGCGTGTTGGCCATGTCGGGCTTCTACACGATGGACGACCTCAAATCGTTCCGTCAGTGGGGTAGCATTACCCCCGGTCACCCCGAGGTCGATGTGATGCACGGCATCGAAAACACGTCGGGTCCTCTGGGACAGGGACACACGATGGCCGTAGGCGCGGCGATAGCCGAGCGTTTCATGGCAGCCCGTTTCGGCGAGTGGTGCAGTCACAAGATTTATGCGTTCATCTCCGACGGCGGTATTCAGGAAGAGATATCGCAGGGGGCCGGTCGGGTGGCCGGATTCCTGGGGTTGCACAACCTTATCATGTTCTACGACAGCAACGATGTGCAACTCTCGACCGATACCGATGCCGTGACCGACGAGAATACAGCCGAGAAATATCGGGCCTGGAATTGGAATGTCATTGAAATTGACGGGTGCGATCCCGTAGCCATACGCGATGCGTTGGCTCTGGCCAACCGCGAGACCGAGCGACCCACGCTCATTATCGGCAAGACCATCATGGGACGTGGTTGTGTGACGGCCACGGGCGAGAACTTTGAAGGAAAATGTTCGACTCACGGACAGCCGTTGAGCAAGTCGGGGGCCTCCTACGAAAAGACCATCGAGCATCTGGGCGGCAGTGTCGAGAATCCCTTTGTCATCTTCCCCGAGGTGGTCGGTCTCTATGCCCGTCGGGCCGAAGAACTGAAAAAAATCGTAGCCGAGCGCAAGGCGGTGCAGGCTGCCTGGGAAAAAGCGAATCCCGAGTTGGCTGCCGAGCTGCACGATTTCTATGCAGGCAAATTACCCGAGCTCGATTTCGCCTCGATAGCTTATAAACCCAATGTTGCCACCCGTACAGCTTCGGCCAACGTGCTCTCCTACCTGGGCGAGCGGGTGAAAAACATGGTGGTATCGTCGGCCGACCTGGCTAACTCGGACAAGACCGAAGCCTTCCTGAAAAAGACCGGGGCTTTCTCCAAGGGCAATTTCAAGGGGGCCTTCCTGCACGCCGGGGTAGCCGAGTTGACGATGGCTTCGATTATGAACGGTATCTTGTTGCATGGTGGCATGCAGGCTGCATGCGGCACCTTCTTTGTCTTTTCGGACTACATGAAGCCGGCCGTGCGTATGGCAGCCCTCATGGAATTACCTGTAAAATATGTGTGGACGCACGATGCCTTCCGTGTGGGTGAGGACGGTCCCACCCACGAACCGGTAGAGCAGGAAGCTCAGATGCGCCTCATGGAGCAGTTGAAAAACCACAGCGGCAAGCACAGCGTGCTGGTATTGCGCCCGGCCGACAGTGCCGAGACGCTGGTAGCCTGGAAGCTGGCCATGGAAAACAGCGATACCCCTACGGCTCTGATTCTTTCGCGTCAGGACGTTCCCGACCTCCCTTCGGCCACGGGCAACCGTTATGCCGATGCCTTGCAGTTGGCAAAAGGAGCCTATGTGCTGATGCGCGATGAGAATCCCGATGTGGTATTGGTTGCTAATGGTTCGGAAGTGTCGACACTGGTAGGTGCCAGCGAAATTCTGCACGGTCAGGGAGTACGGGTCCAGATTGTCTCAGTACCTTCCATCGGTCTCTTCCTCGATCAGCCGCAATCGTATCGCGAGTCGGTTATCCCCTCGGGTCTGCCGGTATTCGGGTTGACCGCCGGCCTGCCCTCGACCCTGTTGCAGGTGGTAGGCTGCAAAGGCAAGGTTTATGGTTTGGATCATTTCGGCTACTCGGCTCCTTATAAGGTACTTGACGAAAAACTGGGATTCACCCCCGAGCATATTGCCGGCGAGATAGCCGCATTTATCGGGAAATAA
- a CDS encoding MFS transporter: MTTNQKNNGKIIAIIAMMFLFAMIAFVTNLAAPFGLIWGNQYSWAGMMGNMMNFLAYLFMGVPAGTMLVKIGYKKTALTAMAVGFVGLFIQYLSSIIGADTALFSVGGQEVYLNLIIYLLGAFICGFCVCMLNTVVNPMLNLLGGGGNKGNQLIQTGGTLNSLAATLTPLFVGVLIGSVTDKTAMSDVTPLLFIAMAVFAVSFIIISAIAIPEPHLAKKGEPQEKFEHSPLAFRHTLLGVIAIFLYVGIEVGIPAQLNFFMADTSARGAGILINGAAIGGAIVAIYWLLMLVGRFLSSLISGKISTRTQLIAVSSVAIVLTLIAIFTPKTVGFNVPSFVYDPVQKTSEILENAGIPVAEAEAFVNNPTEEFLTQNAAVLAEAKMTPESVMKSLETPKVPLSALFLVLCGLCTSVMWGGIFNLAVEGLGKYTAKASGIFMMMVVGGGVMPFIQNMLSGSFGYLASYWLVIAMLAYLLYYGLIGCKNVNTDIPTE; encoded by the coding sequence ATGACTACAAATCAGAAAAACAATGGGAAAATTATTGCGATTATCGCAATGATGTTTCTGTTTGCAATGATTGCTTTCGTAACCAATCTGGCGGCACCGTTTGGACTTATCTGGGGTAACCAGTACTCGTGGGCCGGCATGATGGGTAACATGATGAACTTCCTGGCCTATCTGTTTATGGGTGTTCCCGCAGGTACGATGCTGGTGAAAATCGGTTACAAGAAAACCGCCCTTACGGCCATGGCCGTAGGTTTCGTGGGCCTCTTTATCCAGTATCTGTCGAGTATCATCGGTGCCGATACGGCGCTCTTCTCGGTAGGTGGACAAGAGGTGTATCTGAACCTGATTATCTATCTGTTGGGTGCCTTCATCTGCGGTTTCTGCGTGTGCATGCTCAACACGGTGGTAAACCCCATGCTGAACCTGCTCGGTGGCGGTGGCAACAAGGGTAACCAGTTGATCCAAACCGGTGGTACCCTCAACTCGTTGGCTGCTACGCTCACCCCGCTCTTCGTGGGTGTGCTCATCGGTTCGGTAACCGACAAGACTGCCATGAGCGACGTCACTCCGTTGCTGTTCATCGCCATGGCTGTGTTTGCCGTGTCGTTCATCATCATCTCGGCCATCGCCATTCCCGAGCCCCACTTGGCCAAGAAGGGCGAACCCCAGGAGAAATTCGAGCACAGTCCGTTGGCCTTCCGTCACACGTTGCTGGGTGTGATTGCCATCTTCCTTTATGTAGGTATCGAGGTAGGTATCCCCGCCCAGTTGAACTTCTTCATGGCCGACACTAGTGCGAGAGGTGCCGGTATCCTGATCAATGGAGCTGCCATCGGTGGTGCCATCGTGGCCATCTACTGGTTGTTGATGCTGGTAGGTCGTTTCCTGAGTAGCTTGATCAGTGGTAAGATTTCGACCCGCACCCAGTTAATTGCCGTTTCGTCGGTAGCTATTGTGCTCACATTGATTGCTATCTTCACCCCGAAGACGGTGGGCTTCAACGTGCCTTCGTTTGTCTATGACCCGGTACAAAAGACCTCCGAGATTCTGGAAAATGCCGGTATCCCCGTGGCCGAGGCCGAGGCTTTTGTCAATAATCCCACCGAAGAGTTCCTGACGCAAAATGCCGCCGTGCTCGCCGAGGCCAAGATGACCCCCGAGTCGGTGATGAAATCGCTCGAAACCCCCAAGGTTCCCCTGAGCGCCCTCTTCCTCGTGCTCTGCGGTTTGTGCACCTCGGTGATGTGGGGGGGTATCTTCAACCTCGCCGTCGAAGGCCTGGGCAAATACACCGCCAAGGCATCGGGTATCTTCATGATGATGGTAGTCGGTGGTGGTGTGATGCCGTTTATCCAGAACATGTTGTCGGGTAGTTTCGGTTATCTGGCCAGCTACTGGTTGGTTATCGCCATGTTGGCCTACCTGCTCTACTACGGTCTGATCGGTTGCAAGAATGTCAATACCGATATTCCTACCGAATAA
- a CDS encoding YggS family pyridoxal phosphate-dependent enzyme produces the protein MNEIAQHIATIRQELPSGTRLVAVSKFHPAEALMEAYESGQRIFGESRVQELMTKYEALPKDIEWHFIGHLQTNKVKYIVPFIALIHSVDSEKLLAVIDSEAAKCGRVVDCLLEIHVASEESKYGLTPDSCREWLSGNPLDRYPHVRVCGLMGMASLTDDESRIDREFGELKSLFDELKASGHVDARAFVELSMGMSHDYRLALRHGTTLVRIGTSIFGERNY, from the coding sequence ATGAACGAGATAGCCCAACATATAGCCACCATACGACAGGAGCTGCCGAGCGGTACCCGCTTGGTGGCTGTGTCGAAATTCCACCCCGCCGAGGCCTTGATGGAGGCCTACGAGTCGGGGCAACGCATCTTTGGCGAGAGCCGGGTGCAGGAGCTCATGACCAAGTACGAAGCCCTGCCCAAAGACATCGAGTGGCACTTCATCGGTCACCTGCAAACCAACAAGGTGAAATACATCGTCCCCTTTATCGCCTTGATTCATAGTGTCGACAGCGAGAAACTGCTCGCCGTGATCGACAGCGAGGCGGCCAAGTGCGGCCGGGTGGTCGATTGTCTGCTCGAGATTCACGTGGCCAGCGAGGAGAGCAAGTATGGCCTTACCCCCGATTCGTGCCGCGAGTGGCTGAGTGGGAACCCCCTCGACCGGTATCCCCACGTGCGGGTGTGCGGTCTGATGGGTATGGCCTCGCTCACCGACGACGAGAGCCGCATCGATCGGGAGTTTGGCGAGTTGAAAAGTCTGTTTGATGAATTGAAGGCCTCGGGGCACGTCGACGCCCGAGCCTTTGTCGAGTTGTCGATGGGCATGTCGCACGACTACCGGCTGGCGTTGCGCCACGGTACTACGCTGGTGCGCATAGGTACCTCGATATTCGGTGAGCGTAACTACTGA
- a CDS encoding DUF4494 domain-containing protein, giving the protein MANWFECKVKYDKMLENGMQKKVTEPYLVDALSFTEAEARIIEEVSPFISGEFSVSAVKRANFSELFFDETGDRWYKCKINFITLDEKSGMEKRTPSYMLVQAADFETALKSLNAGMKGTMADWTIVSITETPLMDVYPFNAEGKPQEEDRPKE; this is encoded by the coding sequence ATGGCAAATTGGTTTGAATGTAAAGTCAAGTATGATAAGATGCTGGAAAACGGCATGCAGAAAAAAGTAACGGAACCCTATCTCGTCGACGCCTTGTCGTTTACCGAGGCCGAGGCCCGCATCATTGAAGAGGTGTCGCCCTTCATCTCGGGCGAGTTCTCGGTGTCGGCCGTGAAACGGGCCAATTTCAGCGAGCTCTTCTTTGACGAGACGGGCGACCGCTGGTACAAGTGCAAAATCAATTTCATCACCCTCGACGAGAAGAGCGGCATGGAGAAACGCACTCCCTCGTATATGCTCGTGCAGGCGGCTGACTTCGAGACGGCTCTCAAAAGTCTGAACGCCGGCATGAAGGGTACGATGGCCGACTGGACCATTGTGTCGATTACCGAGACGCCGCTCATGGACGTCTATCCGTTTAACGCCGAAGGAAAACCCCAGGAGGAGGATCGTCCGAAAGAATGA